From one Campylobacter concisus genomic stretch:
- a CDS encoding NirD/YgiW/YdeI family stress tolerance protein, whose translation MKKIIIASLTASIAMAGGFTSKYSSGTISAKEALKLKDDAKVVLEGKIKSHIKSDKYEFIDKNGDVITIEIDNKKWGNITANEDTPLRIRGEVDKDLMKTEIDVDSIEVIK comes from the coding sequence ATGAAAAAAATCATAATCGCTTCACTAACTGCTAGCATCGCAATGGCTGGGGGCTTTACATCAAAATATTCAAGTGGAACGATAAGCGCAAAAGAGGCTTTGAAACTAAAAGACGACGCTAAAGTCGTACTTGAGGGCAAAATAAAATCGCACATAAAATCAGACAAATATGAATTTATTGATAAAAATGGTGACGTCATTACTATTGAGATCGATAACAAAAAATGGGGTAACATAACAGCCAACGAAGATACGCCTTTAAGAATAAGAGGCGAAGTAGATAAAGACCTTATGAAAACAGAGATCGATGTCGATAGCATAGAGGTTATAAAGTAG
- the fdhD gene encoding formate dehydrogenase accessory sulfurtransferase FdhD, with protein sequence MQPIFTTQIIKFKGAQKSAVDDILVREIKLEIYINGKRFGAVMATPTDQEALAAGYLISENLIESPEDIESIELSEDALSVRVKAKINEKRLEQFDEEKVIISGCGRSSTANIDPEAMAARSIKGEVKFHKDEILRQMGQFYTQCELYEMTGCVHTAKLFVSGEQFYIGEDIAQHNTIDKAVGKAVLAGAQLQNSFLMVSGRLSSEMVAKAVMHGIPVLVSRTAPTSLGVVIARKFNLTLCGFARGENINVYSGAERIYE encoded by the coding sequence ATGCAACCTATTTTTACGACGCAAATCATCAAATTTAAAGGCGCGCAAAAAAGCGCCGTTGATGATATTTTGGTGCGCGAGATCAAGCTTGAGATCTACATAAACGGCAAGCGTTTCGGCGCAGTGATGGCCACTCCGACCGATCAGGAGGCGCTAGCGGCGGGCTATCTAATCAGCGAAAATTTGATCGAGAGTCCTGAGGATATCGAGAGTATCGAGCTCTCAGAGGACGCTTTAAGCGTGCGGGTAAAGGCCAAAATCAACGAAAAGCGCCTCGAGCAGTTTGATGAGGAAAAGGTGATAATCAGCGGCTGCGGACGCAGCTCGACGGCAAACATCGACCCTGAGGCTATGGCGGCGCGCTCGATAAAGGGCGAGGTTAAATTTCACAAAGACGAAATTTTGCGCCAGATGGGGCAGTTTTACACGCAGTGCGAGCTCTACGAGATGACTGGCTGCGTGCACACGGCTAAGCTTTTTGTTAGCGGCGAGCAGTTTTATATCGGCGAGGATATCGCTCAGCACAACACTATAGATAAGGCCGTCGGTAAGGCGGTATTAGCCGGCGCGCAGCTGCAAAATTCGTTTTTGATGGTGAGCGGGAGGCTCAGCTCCGAGATGGTGGCAAAAGCCGTCATGCACGGCATCCCAGTGCTCGTCTCGCGCACGGCTCCGACTAGCCTTGGCGTCGTGATAGCGCGTAAATTTAACCTCACGCTGTGCGGCTTTGCGCGCGGCGAAAACATAAATGTATATAGCGGCGCGGAGAGAATCTATGAGTGA
- a CDS encoding type I restriction endonuclease subunit R: MSFENGIKQLEKEQGKDEIAHLFKYIQLTIAANGSEARYGTTGTPFKFYSVWKEQEGANESLNGAIKDRKISALDTTLFSLLSKDRLLRLIRHYILFDKKAKKVCRYQQFFAIEETLKRVSAKKDGVRAGGLIWHTQGSGKSLTMVMLTKLLKQIYPNSKIIVVTDRIDLDEQIQGTFKNTDIKAGRASSGSDLIEKLQSGVSVITTLVHKFEKVKNQKVVIRDSDIFVLVDESHRTQGGDLHKAMKKALPLACYIGFTGTPLLKREKNSFAKFGGEIHRYTIDDAVKDGAVLPLLYEGRYVGQEVLDSEGLTRKFDLISRELGDEAKRDLQQKWARFERVASSEQRLELIAVDINEHIKKTLKESGFKAMLATQRKYDAIKYHEIFEEFGEIKSAYVISSNEHEELEGGHKEYVAKAWQETIRGYGSEEEYLKHVKDEFVYGDEIDLLIVVDKLLTGFDAPRASTLYIDKQLKEHNLLQAIARVNRLYDGKDYGYIIDYRGLLGELDEALTSYASLSGFDTEDITGAVIDVRSEIIKAKTYYTHLDDLFSSVKFKDDLESYVAVLEDVQKRDDFKEWLSQFARAFKLALLSEKIYDILSEEEIKAYKQRVKFYNELRKTVQLRYHEACDFGKYEAQMQKLLDTYVNAQGVNELTKLVNIFETEFDDEVQRVEGKNAKADTIISAVSAVVKEKMDSNPVFYKSIAQQIQDIIDEYKAKRLSEEEKLAKAKLLKDLITGALKPNEDRYPKEFNGKKILFAIYDNLLDILGDVGLMDVETVAKNLSLKFYEIYEEASKKPEWHKNKDVENEITSQMEDALWDVEDEYGVSIDEKEKIYQTIRGIGISFYA, from the coding sequence ATGAGCTTTGAAAACGGCATAAAACAGCTAGAAAAAGAGCAGGGCAAAGATGAGATAGCGCACCTTTTTAAATACATCCAGCTAACTATCGCCGCAAACGGCAGCGAGGCAAGATACGGCACAACTGGCACGCCGTTTAAATTTTATAGCGTGTGGAAAGAGCAAGAAGGCGCAAATGAGAGCCTAAATGGCGCGATAAAAGATAGAAAGATAAGCGCGCTTGATACTACGCTCTTTTCGCTGTTATCTAAAGATAGGCTGCTAAGGCTAATTAGGCACTATATATTATTTGATAAAAAAGCGAAAAAGGTTTGTAGATATCAGCAGTTTTTCGCTATCGAAGAGACGCTAAAGAGAGTATCGGCGAAAAAAGATGGTGTAAGAGCGGGCGGACTAATCTGGCACACGCAAGGAAGCGGCAAATCGCTTACAATGGTAATGCTAACAAAGCTTTTAAAGCAAATTTATCCAAATTCAAAAATCATCGTCGTAACCGACAGGATAGATCTAGATGAGCAGATACAAGGGACCTTTAAAAACACGGATATAAAAGCAGGGCGAGCAAGCAGCGGAAGCGATCTGATAGAAAAGCTGCAAAGCGGCGTTAGCGTGATAACTACGCTCGTACATAAATTTGAAAAGGTAAAAAACCAAAAGGTAGTGATAAGAGATAGCGATATATTTGTGCTAGTGGATGAGAGCCACCGCACGCAAGGCGGCGATCTGCATAAGGCTATGAAAAAGGCGTTGCCTCTTGCTTGTTATATAGGATTTACAGGGACACCGCTTTTAAAGCGTGAGAAAAATAGCTTTGCTAAATTTGGCGGAGAGATACATAGATATACGATAGACGATGCGGTCAAAGACGGAGCCGTGTTGCCACTACTTTATGAAGGGCGATACGTGGGTCAAGAAGTGCTAGACTCTGAGGGGCTAACTAGGAAATTTGACCTCATATCGAGAGAGCTTGGCGATGAGGCTAAAAGGGACTTACAGCAAAAGTGGGCGAGGTTTGAGCGTGTAGCATCAAGCGAGCAAAGGCTGGAGCTAATAGCTGTGGATATAAATGAACACATCAAAAAGACTTTGAAAGAAAGTGGTTTTAAGGCGATGTTGGCAACGCAAAGAAAATATGACGCCATAAAATATCATGAGATATTTGAGGAATTTGGAGAGATAAAAAGTGCTTATGTGATATCAAGCAACGAGCACGAGGAGCTTGAGGGCGGGCATAAAGAGTATGTCGCAAAGGCGTGGCAAGAGACTATAAGGGGCTACGGCAGCGAGGAAGAATATCTAAAACATGTGAAGGATGAATTTGTTTATGGCGACGAGATAGACTTGCTCATCGTCGTTGATAAGCTTTTAACTGGCTTTGATGCGCCAAGAGCAAGCACACTTTATATAGATAAACAGCTAAAAGAGCATAATTTGCTTCAAGCAATAGCTAGAGTAAATAGGCTTTACGACGGGAAAGACTACGGCTACATTATTGATTATAGAGGGCTTTTAGGTGAGCTTGATGAGGCGCTTACTAGCTATGCTTCGCTAAGTGGCTTTGACACAGAAGATATAACTGGAGCTGTGATAGACGTAAGAAGCGAGATAATAAAGGCAAAGACTTACTATACTCATCTGGACGATCTTTTTAGCAGTGTGAAATTTAAAGACGATCTGGAAAGCTACGTGGCGGTTTTAGAGGACGTGCAAAAACGAGATGACTTTAAAGAGTGGCTATCACAGTTTGCTAGGGCGTTTAAACTAGCGCTTTTAAGTGAGAAAATTTATGACATATTAAGCGAAGAGGAGATCAAAGCTTATAAGCAAAGAGTTAAATTTTATAACGAGCTAAGAAAGACGGTGCAGCTAAGGTATCATGAGGCTTGCGACTTTGGCAAATACGAAGCGCAGATGCAAAAGCTACTTGATACTTACGTAAATGCACAAGGGGTTAATGAGCTTACGAAACTCGTAAATATCTTTGAAACGGAATTTGACGATGAGGTGCAAAGGGTTGAGGGTAAAAACGCAAAGGCTGATACGATCATCAGTGCCGTAAGCGCGGTGGTAAAAGAGAAAATGGACTCAAATCCAGTATTTTATAAATCAATAGCGCAGCAGATACAAGATATCATCGACGAGTACAAGGCAAAAAGGCTAAGCGAAGAGGAAAAACTTGCCAAAGCAAAACTGCTAAAAGACCTCATAACTGGTGCTTTAAAGCCAAATGAAGATAGGTATCCAAAAGAATTTAATGGTAAGAAAATTTTATTTGCCATTTATGATAATTTGCTCGATATTTTGGGCGATGTGGGGCTTATGGATGTTGAGACGGTCGCTAAAAATTTGAGCCTGAAATTTTATGAAATTTATGAAGAAGCCTCAAAAAAACCAGAATGGCACAAAAATAAAGACGTAGAAAACGAGATAACAAGTCAGATGGAAGATGCTCTTTGGGATGTCGAGGACGAATACGGCGTTTCTATCGATGAGAAAGAGAAAATTTACCAAACTATCCGAGGCATAGGGATAAGTTTTTATGCTTGA
- a CDS encoding M48 family metallopeptidase has protein sequence MLEGVKIVRKDVKNITLKVRPNGEAILTTPKAASDEHIKFIIEKRAKWIAKKRTFFASFKTPQKEYVSGEDFKYLGRSYRLKVVQSKEERVKLQRGYLELFVKDKSDLERKRNLVYEWYNEKAMLYFFNILQEFNKIVKQDIKSVKIRQMKTRWGSCNPYKSYINLNIELIKKPRACIEYVVFHELVHLLYPDHSKKFYDYLTLYMPDWQKRKEILERT, from the coding sequence ATGCTTGAAGGCGTAAAAATCGTCCGAAAAGACGTAAAAAATATCACTTTAAAAGTTAGACCAAATGGCGAAGCGATATTAACCACGCCAAAAGCCGCAAGCGATGAGCATATAAAATTTATCATAGAAAAAAGAGCCAAGTGGATAGCGAAAAAGCGCACGTTTTTTGCCTCATTTAAGACGCCACAAAAAGAATACGTAAGCGGCGAGGATTTTAAATATCTTGGGCGAAGCTATAGGCTAAAAGTGGTGCAGTCTAAAGAGGAGCGCGTAAAGCTGCAAAGAGGCTATCTAGAGCTATTCGTAAAAGATAAAAGCGACCTAGAGCGAAAAAGAAATTTGGTCTATGAATGGTATAACGAAAAGGCGATGCTGTATTTTTTTAATATCTTGCAAGAGTTTAACAAGATAGTAAAACAAGATATCAAAAGTGTAAAAATAAGACAGATGAAGACGAGGTGGGGGAGTTGCAATCCATATAAATCATATATAAATTTAAACATAGAGCTTATCAAAAAGCCAAGAGCGTGTATCGAGTATGTTGTATTCCACGAGCTAGTGCATCTTCTCTATCCTGATCACTCAAAGAAATTTTATGACTATCTGACGCTTTATATGCCTGACTGGCAAAAACGAAAGGAAATTTTAGAGAGAACTTAG
- the aspS gene encoding aspartate--tRNA ligase yields MRSHYCTDLSKADIGKEVILCGWANTYRDHGGVVFIDLRDVSGLIQLVCDPADSKEAHDIAAKVRDEYVLKAKGKVRARGEGLTNPKLKTGEIEVIVSELIIENPSEPLPFMIGDESVNEDIRLKYRFLDLRSERLQNIFKMRSRAAIAARNSLDKMGFIEFETPVLTRATPEGARDYLVPSRVYPGQFYALPQSPQLFKQLLMCSGFDKYFQIAKCFRDEDLRADRQPEFTQIDIEMSFVEQEDIINMAETMLKDIFKACGYDIKTPFRRMSYKEATETYGSDKPDLRYDLKMVDVIDIFERSSNEIFSSIAKDKKKNRIKALKVPNGDNIFSKREMNRFEEFVRKFGAQGLGYFQMKEEGLKGPLCKFFEQSDLDEIVSRCELKVGDVVFFGAGKKKIVLDYMGRFRIFLAEQMGIIDQDKLEFLWVLDFPMFEQNDDGSYSAMHHPFTMPKNIDEPDLEDILSIAHDVVLNGFELGGGSIRIHKNDIQQKVFKLLGIDEEEQREKFGFLLDALTFGAPPHGGIAIGFDRLNMLVNKASSIRDVIAFPKTQRAQCPLTKAPSHASNEQLRELGLRIREKEQKA; encoded by the coding sequence ATGCGAAGTCATTATTGCACCGATCTTAGCAAAGCTGACATCGGCAAAGAAGTAATACTTTGTGGCTGGGCAAACACATATAGAGACCACGGCGGCGTTGTTTTCATCGACTTAAGAGACGTTAGTGGGCTTATACAGTTAGTTTGTGATCCAGCTGATAGCAAAGAAGCACATGATATTGCTGCAAAAGTAAGAGATGAATATGTCTTAAAAGCAAAAGGAAAAGTAAGAGCTAGAGGCGAAGGACTAACCAATCCAAAGCTAAAAACTGGCGAGATAGAAGTAATAGTAAGTGAACTAATCATCGAAAATCCAAGCGAGCCGCTACCATTTATGATAGGCGATGAGAGCGTAAACGAGGATATCAGGCTAAAATACCGCTTTTTAGACCTTAGAAGCGAGCGCTTACAAAATATCTTTAAAATGCGTTCTCGTGCAGCGATCGCAGCTAGAAACAGCCTAGACAAAATGGGCTTTATCGAGTTTGAAACTCCTGTTTTAACACGCGCGACTCCAGAAGGTGCGAGAGACTATCTAGTGCCAAGCCGTGTATATCCGGGTCAATTTTACGCACTCCCACAAAGCCCACAGCTATTTAAACAGCTTTTGATGTGTTCTGGCTTTGATAAATATTTCCAAATCGCAAAATGCTTCCGCGACGAAGACCTAAGGGCTGATCGCCAACCAGAATTTACCCAAATAGATATCGAAATGAGCTTTGTAGAGCAAGAAGATATCATAAATATGGCTGAAACGATGCTAAAAGATATATTTAAAGCCTGCGGATACGACATCAAAACGCCATTTAGACGCATGAGCTACAAAGAGGCCACTGAGACTTACGGCTCAGACAAGCCAGACCTCAGATATGATTTGAAAATGGTCGATGTAATTGATATTTTTGAACGTTCAAGCAATGAAATTTTTAGCTCTATTGCAAAAGACAAGAAGAAAAACCGTATCAAAGCGCTAAAAGTACCAAATGGCGACAACATCTTTAGCAAGCGTGAGATGAATAGATTTGAAGAATTTGTACGTAAATTTGGCGCGCAAGGTCTTGGCTACTTCCAGATGAAAGAAGAAGGACTAAAAGGCCCACTTTGTAAATTTTTCGAGCAAAGTGACCTTGACGAGATCGTCTCAAGATGTGAACTAAAAGTTGGTGACGTTGTATTCTTTGGCGCTGGCAAGAAGAAGATCGTGCTTGATTACATGGGAAGATTTAGAATTTTCCTAGCTGAGCAAATGGGCATCATTGATCAAGACAAACTTGAGTTTTTATGGGTGCTTGACTTCCCAATGTTTGAGCAAAACGACGATGGCAGCTACTCTGCAATGCACCATCCATTTACTATGCCAAAAAATATAGACGAGCCTGATCTTGAAGATATCCTCTCTATCGCTCACGATGTCGTGCTTAATGGCTTTGAGCTTGGCGGCGGAAGTATAAGAATTCACAAAAACGACATCCAACAAAAGGTCTTTAAACTTCTTGGCATAGATGAAGAGGAGCAGCGTGAGAAATTTGGCTTCTTGCTTGATGCCTTGACATTTGGTGCACCTCCACATGGTGGTATCGCGATCGGCTTTGATAGGCTAAATATGCTTGTAAATAAAGCAAGCTCGATCCGTGACGTCATAGCCTTCCCTAAAACACAACGTGCTCAGTGCCCACTAACAAAGGCACCAAGCCACGCTAGTAACGAACAGCTTAGGGAGCTAGGACTAAGGATAAGAGAAAAAGAGCAAAAGGCTTAA
- the ppa gene encoding inorganic diphosphatase, protein MDVSKIKAGSNPDKINAVIEIPYGSNIKYEIDKDSGAVVVDRVLYSAMFYPANYGFVPNTLAADGDPADILVLNEYPLQAGSVIPCRLIGVLVMEDEAGMDEKLLAVPVTKIDPRYDAIKSYEDLPVATLNKIKNFFETYKILEPNKWVKVKEFKDANAAKEILDAAIKNYK, encoded by the coding sequence ATGGACGTTTCAAAGATCAAAGCTGGTTCAAATCCAGACAAAATCAATGCCGTAATCGAAATACCTTATGGCTCAAATATAAAATACGAGATCGACAAAGATAGCGGTGCGGTTGTAGTTGATCGTGTGCTTTACTCAGCGATGTTTTACCCAGCAAACTACGGCTTTGTGCCAAACACACTTGCGGCTGATGGCGATCCAGCTGATATTTTGGTACTAAACGAATATCCGCTCCAAGCTGGCAGTGTCATCCCTTGCCGTTTAATAGGCGTTTTGGTAATGGAAGATGAAGCAGGTATGGATGAGAAGCTTTTAGCTGTGCCAGTTACAAAGATCGATCCAAGATATGACGCGATAAAAAGCTATGAAGATCTGCCAGTTGCAACACTAAATAAGATCAAAAATTTCTTTGAAACTTATAAAATTCTTGAGCCAAACAAATGGGTTAAAGTGAAAGAATTTAAAGATGCAAATGCTGCAAAAGAGATTTTAGACGCTGCGATAAAAAATTATAAATAA
- a CDS encoding adenylate kinase, giving the protein MKNLFLIIGAPGSGKTTDASLIAQQDEKFAHFSTGDLLRAEVASGSELGKLIDGFISKGNLVPLDVVVNAIVSAIKGSEKSNIIIDGYPRSVEQMTELDKVLSEQKEISLKGVIEVDVSEDVARARVLGRARGADDNNEVFNNRMKVYLDPIVSIREFYSKKELLHVVNGERGIDEIVADIKNLLAKLL; this is encoded by the coding sequence ATGAAGAATTTATTTTTAATCATAGGCGCTCCAGGCAGCGGCAAAACGACAGACGCATCACTCATCGCACAGCAAGATGAAAAATTTGCACACTTTTCAACTGGCGATCTTTTAAGAGCTGAGGTTGCTAGTGGTAGCGAGCTTGGCAAGCTTATAGACGGCTTTATCTCAAAGGGAAATTTAGTTCCGCTTGACGTTGTCGTAAATGCGATTGTATCAGCCATTAAAGGCTCAGAAAAATCAAACATCATAATAGACGGCTACCCAAGAAGCGTTGAACAAATGACAGAGCTTGACAAGGTATTAAGCGAACAAAAAGAAATTTCTCTTAAAGGCGTCATCGAAGTAGACGTTAGCGAAGATGTGGCAAGAGCAAGAGTGCTCGGCCGTGCAAGAGGTGCTGATGATAACAACGAAGTATTTAACAATCGCATGAAAGTATATCTTGATCCGATTGTTTCTATCCGTGAATTTTACAGTAAAAAAGAGCTACTTCATGTAGTAAACGGTGAACGCGGTATAGACGAGATCGTAGCTGATATTAAAAATTTACTAGCTAAACTTTTATAA
- a CDS encoding NAD(+) kinase: MKNEQKFNTFCTKKVGLIAKDYPLFRQDLEKLEKILKKYNAEILLEKNCAKRIEKNGFELIKLAKECEFLITLGGDGTIISTCRKLAHISPLVLGIHAGRLGFLTDIMINESEKFFKDFFDGEFEIETPFMLDVTLHRNDGKTEQKIAFNDAVIVSKNGGSMTHIEAFLNEKYFNSYYGDGVIAATPAGTTAYNMSANGPIIYPLSEVFALTPICSHSLTQRPVVLTKNHTVKFKTKSDAILVIDGQDRFDMSKISAVSMSLSDKKARLIRHIGRDYFQILKEKLHWGYND, encoded by the coding sequence ATGAAAAATGAACAAAAATTTAATACTTTTTGCACAAAAAAAGTAGGACTTATTGCTAAAGATTATCCATTATTTAGGCAAGATTTAGAAAAATTAGAAAAAATTTTAAAAAAGTATAACGCAGAAATTTTACTTGAGAAAAATTGTGCCAAGCGTATAGAAAAAAATGGTTTTGAACTTATAAAATTAGCCAAAGAGTGCGAATTTTTAATCACGCTTGGTGGCGATGGCACTATAATCTCAACTTGTAGAAAACTAGCTCATATCTCACCGCTTGTCCTTGGTATACACGCTGGTAGACTCGGATTTCTAACCGACATAATGATTAATGAGAGTGAGAAATTTTTTAAAGACTTTTTTGATGGTGAGTTTGAGATAGAAACGCCTTTTATGCTTGATGTTACGCTTCACAGAAACGATGGCAAAACTGAGCAAAAGATAGCATTTAACGATGCAGTCATCGTTAGTAAAAATGGCGGCTCGATGACGCATATTGAGGCGTTTTTAAATGAAAAATATTTTAACTCGTATTACGGTGATGGTGTCATAGCGGCGACTCCAGCAGGCACTACGGCTTACAATATGAGCGCAAATGGCCCGATCATCTATCCCTTAAGCGAGGTTTTTGCGCTAACTCCCATCTGCTCGCACTCGCTCACACAGCGTCCAGTCGTGCTTACGAAAAATCACACGGTTAAATTTAAAACAAAAAGCGATGCTATCTTGGTAATAGACGGTCAAGACCGCTTTGATATGAGTAAAATTTCAGCCGTTAGCATGAGTTTAAGTGACAAAAAAGCTAGGCTGATACGCCACATCGGTAGGGATTATTTTCAAATTTTAAAAGAGAAACTTCACTGGGGTTATAATGATTGA